A stretch of the Nitrosopumilus sp. genome encodes the following:
- a CDS encoding transcriptional regulator, whose amino-acid sequence MINFENTSAEFLELASEVRLKILFDLIQKPSRLTTLSKKYNVTPQEIHRNFERMSNSGLIVKQGNNFYALTTFGKAICTQIHSFSYLSQNKKYFTSHNFGNLPSKFLRRIGDLSNSEEIIGVSKVLETWKKIYRTADDYIFNILNETPLDLIELMIKRVKRGTKYCHIISEDASIPKGRKQLLEKSGFYPLLESNKIERRMIKSVQVSVILNEKYAGLMFPDLTGKPDLRSMFFSQDDAFREWCLDYFKHCWNVSDPFKEFKLKE is encoded by the coding sequence ATGATAAATTTTGAAAACACCTCCGCAGAATTTTTGGAACTTGCAAGTGAAGTTAGGCTCAAAATATTATTTGATTTAATTCAGAAACCATCAAGACTTACTACGCTGTCAAAAAAATACAATGTTACTCCACAAGAAATTCATAGAAACTTTGAACGTATGTCCAATTCTGGTTTAATCGTTAAACAGGGAAACAACTTTTATGCACTAACCACTTTTGGCAAAGCAATTTGTACCCAAATCCATTCATTTTCTTATCTTTCTCAAAATAAAAAATATTTCACATCTCATAATTTTGGAAATCTTCCCTCTAAATTTTTACGACGTATTGGTGATTTGAGCAATTCTGAGGAGATAATTGGTGTATCAAAAGTGTTGGAGACCTGGAAGAAAATCTATCGAACTGCAGATGACTATATTTTCAATATTTTGAATGAAACTCCTCTAGATCTTATTGAATTAATGATTAAGCGAGTAAAACGTGGGACCAAATACTGTCATATCATTTCTGAGGATGCCTCAATACCCAAAGGAAGAAAGCAACTACTTGAAAAGTCCGGATTTTATCCTTTGTTAGAATCTAACAAAATTGAAAGAAGAATGATAAAATCAGTTCAAGTTTCAGTTATTTTAAATGAAAAATATGCAGGATTGATGTTTCCTGATTTGACAGGAAAACCAGATCTTCGTTCAATGTTTTTTAGCCAGGATGATGCATTTAGAGAATGGTGTTTGGACTATTTTAAACACTGCTGGAACGTTTCAGACCCTTTCAAGGAATTTAAATTAAAAGAATAA
- a CDS encoding mechanosensitive ion channel domain-containing protein, translating to MPEILFAILSLVITITFYFITRHVINTKLQDLQGSDKLLGMILIFITLGEVVYLGTTFGLFNMALEMITSIGATAVVIGIALQNQLKNAISGITIFLSSQINVGDTIEFDYVECTITGLHLTKITAITTEGVRVIIPNHKFSEEMVQIYPRSLNLMQENNNGNKIAPKTK from the coding sequence TTGCCTGAAATATTATTTGCAATATTATCACTAGTAATTACTATTACATTCTATTTTATCACAAGACACGTAATAAATACAAAATTACAAGATCTTCAGGGATCTGACAAACTATTGGGAATGATTCTGATCTTTATTACTTTAGGTGAGGTGGTGTATCTTGGAACCACTTTTGGTTTATTTAATATGGCTTTAGAAATGATTACTTCGATTGGAGCGACGGCTGTAGTTATTGGAATAGCGCTACAAAATCAATTAAAAAATGCAATTTCTGGTATTACTATTTTTTTGAGTTCACAAATTAATGTAGGTGATACAATAGAATTTGATTATGTAGAATGTACGATCACAGGCTTGCATTTAACAAAAATAACTGCAATTACTACGGAAGGAGTAAGGGTAATAATTCCTAATCATAAGTTCAGTGAAGAAATGGTCCAAATTTATCCAAGAAGTCTAAACTTGATGCAAGAAAACAATAACGGGAACAAAATTGCCCCTAAAACAAAATGA
- a CDS encoding universal stress protein, giving the protein MIPKNIAVVFVTENIKKRTFDYGLDFAKKFDSKIIILQSLYRQPPKFAFFETKGDEKRRERQKKSCLKSLEDFVKMGEKFDISVKTKVVLSDPISKGIISYVNSKDIDLVILDSLKLKSFEEVFFGNIVSELHKNLKCPILLLN; this is encoded by the coding sequence ATGATTCCAAAAAATATAGCCGTAGTTTTTGTTACTGAAAATATTAAGAAAAGGACATTTGATTATGGGCTTGATTTTGCAAAAAAATTTGACAGTAAAATTATCATTCTCCAATCTCTATACAGACAACCTCCAAAATTTGCTTTTTTTGAAACAAAAGGTGACGAAAAACGAAGAGAGCGACAAAAAAAATCTTGCTTGAAATCTCTTGAGGATTTTGTTAAAATGGGAGAAAAATTTGATATCTCAGTCAAGACTAAAGTAGTTCTTTCAGATCCTATCTCTAAAGGAATCATATCATATGTGAATAGCAAAGATATTGATCTTGTCATTTTAGATTCACTTAAACTCAAATCTTTTGAAGAAGTATTTTTTGGAAATATTGTATCTGAACTACACAAAAATCTGAAATGTCCTATTTTACTTCTTAACTAA
- a CDS encoding S-methyl-5'-thioadenosine phosphorylase, with amino-acid sequence MEKDVEIGIFGGTGIYDSGLLENPQEIDIDTPYGKPSDTITVGIFNGRKIAFLPRHGKKHTIPPHMINFKANIWAFKELGITRIIAPSAVGSLKEELEPGHFALPSQFLDFTKSRNGSFSEEGKVIHISVADPFCPELQASILKVTDNEDLKMHKDCTYVCIEGPRFSTKAESKFYRTTGADIIGMTLVPECQLAREAQMCYASISTVTDYDVWAEKPVTAKEVLETLSKNVEKTKKVLTELIDQIPKTRNCSCAKALEEAEF; translated from the coding sequence ATGGAAAAAGATGTAGAGATTGGGATTTTTGGGGGAACTGGCATTTATGATTCAGGACTACTTGAAAATCCACAAGAGATTGATATTGATACACCATATGGCAAACCTTCAGATACCATAACTGTCGGTATTTTCAATGGAAGAAAAATTGCTTTTCTTCCCAGACATGGAAAAAAACACACGATTCCACCACACATGATAAATTTTAAAGCAAACATTTGGGCATTCAAAGAATTAGGAATTACAAGAATTATTGCACCTTCTGCAGTTGGAAGTCTTAAAGAAGAATTAGAACCAGGACATTTTGCATTACCGTCACAATTTTTAGACTTTACAAAATCTCGAAATGGTTCATTTTCAGAAGAAGGAAAAGTAATCCACATTTCAGTTGCAGATCCTTTTTGTCCTGAATTACAAGCATCAATTCTGAAGGTTACAGACAATGAGGATTTGAAAATGCACAAAGATTGCACTTATGTCTGCATTGAAGGTCCCAGGTTTTCAACTAAAGCAGAATCTAAATTCTACAGAACAACGGGAGCAGATATTATTGGAATGACTTTGGTTCCAGAATGTCAATTAGCACGAGAAGCACAAATGTGTTATGCATCAATTTCAACAGTTACAGATTATGATGTCTGGGCTGAAAAGCCAGTTACTGCAAAAGAAGTGTTAGAGACACTATCAAAAAATGTAGAGAAAACAAAGAAAGTGCTTACAGAATTAATTGATCAAATTCCTAAAACTAGAAATTGTTCTTGTGCTAAGGCATTAGAAGAAGCAGAATTTTAG
- a CDS encoding adenine phosphoribosyltransferase, giving the protein MNLKDKIAEYPNFPKKGILFRDFSPILKDPSALTEIADEFSKYFHTKDIDVFAGIESRGFILACILASRYNKGMMMIRKAGKLPGKTVKLSYTIEYGKDTIEIQKDIIEKGQRVLICDDLLATGGTAKASAKLIEKVGGKVSGFAFIIELTELNGMKGISNYNCKSLVKY; this is encoded by the coding sequence ATGAACTTAAAAGACAAAATAGCAGAATATCCAAATTTTCCTAAAAAAGGTATTTTATTTAGAGATTTTAGTCCAATCTTGAAAGATCCATCGGCATTAACAGAAATTGCAGATGAATTTTCTAAATATTTTCATACTAAAGATATCGATGTCTTTGCAGGAATTGAATCACGCGGATTCATTCTTGCATGTATTTTAGCCTCACGATATAACAAAGGCATGATGATGATTAGAAAAGCAGGTAAATTGCCTGGAAAAACAGTCAAATTATCATACACAATTGAATACGGAAAAGACACTATAGAAATTCAAAAAGACATTATTGAGAAAGGTCAAAGAGTTCTCATCTGTGACGATTTACTAGCTACCGGGGGTACTGCAAAAGCATCTGCAAAATTAATTGAAAAAGTTGGAGGCAAAGTTTCAGGATTTGCATTCATCATAGAGCTAACAGAATTAAATGGAATGAAAGGAATTAGCAATTATAATTGTAAATCATTGGTGAAATATTAA
- a CDS encoding biofilm-associated protein, with translation MNKSSVRGMILSMALLLSVAAVIPAYAEINVNSVALEETTIIELTNEQNENVNTFRIWVGSDFSFKSFKTEKGWIGEKTPQGVIVFTSSEPIKKGESVKFGVKTDKVNAGINWKALDSEDKQIDTGKVLPKELSLPSENPENQQENTSISISAESSFRIVPKEPNVGSSIRVTGDKFGASQEFDFYIGSMKIGSFETDKDGHFITSMKIPKEQKADRVDFIVKDKKGEEKKLSLRINEGEPRIADENIKLTIQGVPNVVHRGEFLEILGTGNPGNPITLEVIGPNGEQIRTRATEIDNKGNWKLEPLIVPVDRPFGKYTGVISDGREEKTISWSVESNKVIIITPTSLKFNPGETITFNGTALPNKPIELTLENPLGKEIFSDIFDIDESGFVEFEFPTTQSTAEGTYTLIATQEKNKEFIFVGLGQLPSIPVNIEFDKSSYKSTETAIISITGKASEIINLLIIDPAGKAKGETTSIMLQPDGRGSHSLDLKGFTSGVYSAVVSKGNAQSTEIFAVGLQVGSGEIEINTTKTEYRPGDSILILGKTSPNVILTITMFDPDEKEIKVRESFSDKIGRISEETFRIPSDAKTGTWKIHAKSGSNFDDVEIEVKNIEQEGMIISVTDGIDSYLGKSKIIQVAGAQQTVSIDIVDADGQTILNSPLSMPASKAGDINLPWYIPADTEPGTYTIIVSDAQNTAETTFEIE, from the coding sequence ATGAATAAATCCTCAGTGAGAGGAATGATCCTTTCAATGGCATTATTACTTTCAGTAGCAGCAGTAATTCCAGCTTATGCAGAAATTAATGTGAACAGTGTTGCTCTAGAGGAGACAACAATTATTGAATTAACAAATGAGCAAAATGAGAATGTCAATACATTTAGGATTTGGGTTGGGAGTGATTTTAGTTTCAAATCTTTTAAAACTGAAAAAGGATGGATAGGAGAAAAGACACCACAAGGAGTAATTGTGTTTACATCATCAGAACCTATCAAAAAGGGAGAATCAGTAAAGTTTGGCGTTAAAACAGACAAAGTAAATGCTGGAATAAATTGGAAAGCATTAGATAGCGAAGACAAACAAATAGACACTGGAAAAGTATTACCAAAAGAACTATCTTTACCAAGTGAAAATCCAGAGAACCAACAAGAAAATACCAGTATTAGTATTTCTGCAGAATCATCTTTCAGAATAGTACCAAAAGAACCAAACGTAGGTTCATCGATTAGAGTCACAGGTGATAAATTCGGAGCATCTCAAGAATTTGATTTTTACATTGGCTCAATGAAGATTGGAAGTTTCGAGACAGATAAAGACGGACATTTTATAACTTCAATGAAAATACCAAAAGAACAGAAAGCAGACAGAGTAGATTTCATTGTTAAGGATAAAAAAGGTGAAGAGAAAAAACTCAGTTTAAGAATTAATGAAGGAGAACCTAGAATTGCAGATGAGAATATCAAACTAACAATACAAGGAGTTCCAAATGTAGTTCATAGAGGGGAATTTTTGGAGATTTTAGGAACTGGAAATCCAGGCAATCCAATTACATTGGAGGTTATTGGACCAAACGGTGAACAGATTAGAACAAGAGCAACAGAAATTGATAACAAAGGAAATTGGAAATTAGAACCTCTCATTGTTCCAGTAGACAGACCATTTGGAAAATACACAGGTGTTATTTCAGATGGAAGGGAAGAGAAAACGATCAGCTGGTCAGTAGAATCAAATAAAGTAATAATCATCACCCCTACTAGTTTGAAATTTAATCCAGGAGAAACTATTACATTCAATGGAACGGCTTTACCAAACAAACCAATAGAATTAACTTTAGAAAATCCTCTTGGAAAAGAGATATTCTCAGATATTTTTGACATTGATGAGTCAGGTTTTGTAGAATTTGAATTTCCAACTACTCAAAGTACAGCAGAAGGAACATACACGTTGATTGCAACACAAGAAAAAAATAAAGAATTTATTTTTGTAGGATTAGGACAATTACCTTCAATCCCAGTGAATATTGAATTTGATAAATCAAGTTACAAATCTACGGAAACAGCAATAATTTCAATTACAGGAAAAGCATCAGAAATTATTAACTTGTTAATCATTGATCCTGCAGGAAAAGCAAAAGGAGAAACAACATCTATAATGCTACAACCTGATGGAAGAGGTTCTCATTCTCTTGATTTAAAGGGATTTACGTCAGGTGTATATTCAGCAGTTGTCAGTAAAGGAAATGCCCAAAGTACAGAGATTTTTGCAGTAGGTTTGCAAGTAGGATCGGGTGAAATAGAAATCAACACCACAAAAACAGAATATCGACCAGGGGATTCTATTTTGATTTTAGGAAAGACTAGTCCTAATGTTATTCTTACAATAACTATGTTTGATCCAGATGAAAAGGAAATCAAAGTCAGAGAGTCATTTTCTGATAAAATTGGAAGAATTTCTGAAGAAACATTCAGAATTCCTTCTGATGCTAAAACAGGAACATGGAAGATTCATGCAAAAAGTGGATCAAATTTTGATGATGTGGAAATAGAAGTGAAGAATATAGAACAAGAGGGCATGATAATTTCAGTTACAGATGGAATTGATAGTTATTTGGGCAAGTCCAAAATCATTCAAGTTGCTGGAGCTCAACAAACAGTTTCAATAGACATTGTTGATGCGGATGGTCAAACAATATTGAACTCTCCTCTTTCGATGCCAGCATCTAAAGCAGGAGACATTAATTTACCATGGTATATTCCAGCAGATACTGAACCTGGAACATATACAATAATAGTTTCTGACGCACAAAATACAGCTGAAACAACTTTTGAGATAGAATAG